One stretch of Archocentrus centrarchus isolate MPI-CPG fArcCen1 chromosome 5, fArcCen1, whole genome shotgun sequence DNA includes these proteins:
- the usp4 gene encoding ubiquitin carboxyl-terminal hydrolase 4 — protein sequence MMAEGGGPESGNAADSDSEPVAAQIPTPSTESQKQTIGSLLKTTLRKGDEWYLIDSRWFKQWKKYVGFDSWDMYNVGERSLYPGPIDNSGLFSDQETQALKEHLIDELDYVLVPTEAWNKLVSWYGCLEGQRPIVRKVVEHGMFVKHCKVEVYLLELNLCENDNMDNVVTRHFSKADTIDTIEKEMRTLFNIPSEEETRLWNKYMSNTYEQLNKPDSTVQDAGLFQGQVLVIERKNEDGTWPRQASHPKSSTTPSRNFTTSPKLSSNSSVSISPTVTNGDSSCSPGYTLNNSTSSSNRYGSYNSYNSYNYRESQSQPGLCGLSNLGNTCFMNSALQCLSNASPLTEYFLNDQYEAEINRENPLGMRGEIAEAYADLVKQMWLSRSSYVAPRTFKTQVGRFAPQFSGYQQQDSQELLAFLLDGLHEDLNRVKKKPYLALRDAEGRPDEIVAKEAWTNHRLRNDSIIVDIFHGLFKSTLVCPECSKVSVTFDPFCYLTLPLPMKKDRTMEVFLVRSDPHSRPTQYRVVVPKLGTITDLCSALSKLGGIPPENMVVADVYNHRFHKIYRRDDGLNQILEKDDIFVYEVQEEDNERMNLPVYFRERHSKHAGSSTSTMLFGQPLLITVPRHNLIADVLYDKILERIGRYVKHSQSPSTESRASASATLSSCSQAPECSTSSTLNASLGGCGSPLSDGASCSASSSNGSNHSGTCNETNGLYDGEEEAMDHQVSPEPDNGQSEEEEEASDLENGSKGDTTKLFTFSIVNSYGTANISQLPCDGNVLKLNPHSTVAIDWDTESKKLYYDEQEAEAYEKHESMLQPQKKKATVALRECIELFTTMETLGEHDPWYCPTCKKHQQATKKFDLWSLPRILVVHLKRFSYNRCWRDKLDTVVDFPIRDLNMSEFVCDPKAGPYIYDLIAVSNHYGGMGGGHYTAYGKNKVDGKWYYFDDSSVSSATEDQIVTKAAYVLFYQRRDEESPSKPQPSASLGGAPEPVDDHMDTN from the exons ATGATGGCCGAGGGAGGCGGACCCGAGTCGGGTAACGCGGCGGACTCAGACTCGGAGCCGGTAGCCGCACAAATACCGACCCCTTCAACCGAAAGTCAAAAACAGACTATTGGCTCGCTTTTGAAAACGACTCTGAGAAAGGGTGACGAATG GTATCTAATAGACAGTCGGTGGTTCAAACAGTGGAAAAAGTATGTGGGgtttgacagctgggatatgtACAATGTTGGAGAACGAAGCCTCTATCCAGGACCAATTGATAACTCTGGTCTTTTCTCAG aCCAGGAGACTCAGGCCCTGAAAGAGCACCTTATAGATGAGCTAGACTATGTTCTAGTTCCCACTGAGGCCTGGAATAAGCTTGTCAGCTGGTATGGCTGCCTTGAGGGTCAGAGACCTATTGTCAGGAAG GTCGTTGAACACGGCATGTTTGTCAAGCACTGTAAAGTGGAAGTGTATCTGCTGGAGCTGAACTTGTGTGAGAATGACAATATGGACAATGTTGTTACGCGTCATTTCAGCAAAGCTGATACTATAG ATACTATAGAGAAGGAGATGAGAACACTTTTCAATATCCCATCAGAGGAAGAGACCAGGCTCTGGAACAAATACATGAGCAATACGTACGAGCAGCTGAACAAGCCAGACAGCACTGTACAGGATGCTGGTCTTTTCCAGGGACAG GTGCTTGTGATTGAGCGCAAGAATGAGGATGGGACGTGGCCCAGACAAGCCTCACATCCCAA ATCAAGTACAACCCCATCAAGGAATTTTACTACCTCTCCGAAACTCTCCTCAAACTCATCCGTAAGTATATCCCCAACAGTAACCAATGgagacagcagctgcagccctgGATACACGCTGAACAACAGCACCTCATCCAGCAACAG ATATGGGAGCTACAATTCATACAATTCCTACAACTACAGGGAGTCACAATCACAGCCTGGTTTATGTGGTCTCAGTAATTTGGGCAATACATGCTTCATGAACTCTGCTCTTCAG TGCCTGAGCAACGCATCTCCACTCACAGAGTACTTCCTCAATGACCAGTATGAGGCAGAGATAAACAGAGAGAATCCTCTGGGAATGAGGGGTGAGATAGCTGAGGCCTATGCAGACCTAGTAAAACAGATGTGGCTCAGCCGCAGCAGCTATGTGGCCCCACGTACCTTCAAA ACCCAGGTCGGACGCTTTGCCCCCCAGTTTTCAGGCTACCAACAGCAAGACTCTCAGGAGCTGTTGGCCTTCCTGCTGGACGGGCTCCATGAAGATCTGAATAGGGTCAAGAAGAAGCCTTATCTGGCCCTGAGGGATGCAGAGGGCCGTCCAGATGAG ATTGTTGCCAAGGAAGCCTGGACAAATCACCGTTTGCGCAATGACTCTATTATAGTCGATATTTTCCATGGCCTCTTCAAATCCACCTTAGTGTGCCCAGAGTGCTCCAAGGTGTCTGTAACCTTTGACCCATTTTGCTACCTCACATTGCCTCTGCCCATGAAGAAGGACCGTACCATGGAGGTTTTCTTGGTGCGATCAGACCCTCATTCAAGACCCACACAG TATCGGGTGGTGGTTCCCAAACTGGGTACTATAACAGATCTGTGCAGCGCCTTGTCCAAACTCGGTGGAATCCCTCCAGAAAAT ATGGTGGTGGCAGATGTTTACAATCATAGATTCCATAAAATTTATAGACGGGATGATGGCCTCAACCAAATCTTGGAAAAAGATGACATCTTTGT GTATGAGGTGCAGGAGGAGGACAATGAAAGGATGAACCTGCCTGTTTATTTCAGGGAGCGCCACTCAAAGCATGCTGGAAGCTCCACAAGCACCATGCTGTTTGGCCAGCCTTTACTTATCACCGTGCCCAGACATAACCTCATAGCAGACGTCCTTTATGATAAGATCCTAGAGAGGATCGG ACGCTATGTAAAACACTCCCAGAGCCCTTCTACTGAAAGCAGGGCATCAGCCTCAGCTACCTTATCTAGCTGCAGCCAGGCTCCTGAATGTTCTACATCTTCTACTCTCAATGCCAGCCTGGGTGGCTGTGGCAGTCCCTTATCAGATGGggcctcctgtagtgccagctCCAGTAATGGCAGCAACCACTCAGGGACCTGCAATGAAACGAATGGGCTATATGATG GCGAAGAGGAGGCCATGGACCACCAAGTGAGTCCGGAGCCAGACAATGGCCAAtctgaagaggaggaagaggcctCTGACTTGGAAAATGGGTCCAAAGGAGACACGACTAAGCTCTTTACTTTCAGCATAGTCAACTCTTACGGAACAGCCAACATCAGCCAGCTGCCTTGTGATGGAAATGTCCTCAAACTTAATC CACATTCCACAGTGGCCATCGACTGGGACACAGAGTCGAAGAAACTCTACtatgacgaacaggaagcagag GCCTATGAGAAGCATGAGAGCATGCTCCagccccaaaaaaagaaagccacTGTGGCTCTAAGGGAATGCATCGAGCTGTTTACAACAATGGAAACACTGGGAGAACATGACCCATG GTATTGTCCAACATGCAAGAAACACCAACAGGCCACAAAAAAGTTTGACTTGTGGTCACTTCCTCGGATTTTGGTAGTTCACCTAAAGCGTTTCTCATACAATCGATGTTGGAGGGACAAGCTGGACACAGTGGTGGACTTTCCCATCAG GGATCTCAACATGTCTGAGTTTGTGTGTGATCCAAAGGCCGGCCCCTACATCTATGACCTTATTGCTGTATCAAACCACTATGGAGGAATGGGAGGGGGTCACT ACACAGCTTATGGCAA